CGCCGCACTCGGCGCAGGAGCCGTGGCTCGCACCCGAATCCGAGGCGGGCGCCGCCGTCCAGCGCAGCCCGCGGTCTTCGAGCAGCGCCAGCTGCTCGCGACGCGCCGCGGTCGCGGCCCACGCGCGGCCTGCCCAGCGCCGGCACTCCGGGCAATGGCACACGAGCACGTCGCGCAGCGGACCGTCCACGGCATAGCGGACGGCGCCGCAGAGACAGCCGCCCTCGCGCCTCATCGCGCGAGCTCCGACACGAGCCGGTCGAGGTCGCCGTCGCTCGTCCACCAGCCGCACGAGACCCTCACGAGGCCGCTGCGCGGGATCTCGCGCACGTGCACGCCGGCGGCGAAAAGGCGCTCGACGAGAGCCGCCGCCTCCTCGACAGGGCGGAACGCGACGAGC
This portion of the Gaiella occulta genome encodes:
- a CDS encoding GFA family protein — protein: MRREGGCLCGAVRYAVDGPLRDVLVCHCPECRRWAGRAWAATAARREQLALLEDRGLRWTAAPASDSGASHGSCAECGASLFWDAPGRPTVSIGVGTLDDAAGLELAGHVYARSAQPWERPPAGATTFPAAYPADAAPLRWRP